The genomic stretch ggggacaaACTTCTGAGCACGTGGTGGCCTTTCTGCTAactcccctgcctgctcctcccccacccccaagccttgCAGACCCCAGGCCAGCAGAGCCTCAGGGTAGCGCTGCCATGGGAGGGTCTGGGGTCCCAGTCTGAGGCAGATTCCTTCCAGCCCCTGTCAACCCAGCTGCAGTTCTGACCAGGGCTCATCTTCTTCCAAGAGAATGCTCAGCCTGGCCACACCCCCCCTCCATGGTCCCACACCGTTGAAGGGGAGGTAGTATCCAGGAGCTGGGTGGAGGTTGGTCTCAGGGCTACTGTTCCAAGGGGAGTGCACACCGTTCCCACACACTCAATGCCTTCCAGCTCTGGTGTCTGGAATGGGGACAGGGAACGGGGGAGATCCACCCCCCTCCCAGAGGCAGAATGggttgggagaccaagaggaggagTTCCCATTCCTGCCCTGTCGCAGGAGGAAAAACTTTCCCCCTGAGGCCGCCTGTTTGCAGTGGGTCGCTCTGACACAGTAGGAGGGAGTTGGCACTCCCAGATTTTGCTAAGGGTGTAAGAAAGATCCCACGGCCCCTAAGGCTCTGCACACCAGTCTCGCTCTGCCTTTGTGCCTTAAACAATTCCTGCAGTCCGCTTGCACGCATAGCGCCCCGCGGCGCCGCGGCTGCTCTCCCACCCCCTACCCGGGGCCCCAGAgcccttccctgccctcctccccttaCCGCCCGTTGTGGCAGTCTGAATCCCCCTCCCAGGGCCAGGACCCAGCAGCCAGGTACGCGCCCGCCCCTGTGCTCTGACTAGATGCGCCCAGCACCATCTATCTGCCTCGGAGCCAGGGCCCGGTAACCTAAGACTCGGGGATGCCCGCTGGCTCCGCCCGTCCCGGCTCTCGGGGCCGCGGTGAGGTCTCCATCTGCCCTCGCCGGACTCCGATCCCGCACCCGTGTGCCCAGggcgccctgccccctgccagccccacGCCCCGCCTGGCCCACCTGGCCGTTCTTGCACAGGTCCGCCCACATACTGGTGCCGTCGCCGCCGCGCATAAGAACGTGGTAGGTGAAAAAGTAGGTGCCGGGAATGTTGCACGTAAACTTGCCGCTGGCCGCGTCGTAGTTGTTGCCCAGGTTGGTGACCACGTCGTCAAACTTGAGCACCTCGTACCCCTCGTGAGGGTTCTTGAGGCCAGCGTAGAAGGCCACGCGCGGCACCGTGGTGTAGGTGGCTGTGCTGATGGCGCCGCTGCCCCCGGCACCTGGCAGCCCGGGAGGACCTGGCTTGCCTGGCTCACCCTTCTCCCCTGGCGGCCCCACGGGGCCTGGAGGACCGGGGTCCCCAGGAGGCCCCGGGGGTCCCGGCTTGCCCGTGCGACCCGGCTTcccctgggggccctgcaccagcgtggagGGCGGGGGCGCGCCGCTCTGCTCGCTCAGGGCGTCGCCGCCGTCGGGCCGCGCGCCGGCGCCGGGGCCCCGCGCGGGGTACGGGTCGCACACCATGCGGCAGGTGCCCAGCATCTCATAGTGGCCGTCCGGGCCGCCCGAGCTCACCAGCACGGGGATCAgcaccaccagcaccagcagcatCACCACGCCCGCGGCGGCCGCCAGCAGCGTCTTCCGGCCGGCGCGGAGCCTGGGGAGCGCCGGGCCGCCCGGCCGCGCCGTCGGGGCAATGGTGCcggcgggcggggggcgcgggcgggAGGCCCGCGCTCAAGGGCGGTCCGGCGGGGCTGCGGGCATGGGGCCGGGCCCCGGGCGCCGCGCTGCGCTCGGTGCGCTGCGGAGCCCAGCCGCCGGCTCCTGCCTCGCGCCTCCCTCCCGCTGCGCGGCCGGACTGAGCCCGGCGGCCGCCGCCTCCCGCCTCGCGCCTCGCTCCTCCCGCCTCCTGGCGCAGGGGCCACCGCCCCCCCGCGTGGCCCCGCCCACTCGCTCCGCGCGGCTCGGCGAGCGCGAGGGGTGTGGCTGCGGGCGGGGCCGGCGCCTAATTGGGCCGCGGGCGCCTTGGtgggcggggctgcggggcgggggcggggcccggaggGGCCGCGGGAGACTGAGACGGGGCAGCGGGGATGGGGTTGGAAtcggagagacagggagggaagggcagAAGAAGGAATGGAGAGTCGGGCCACAGGGAGAGCTCGAGAGCGCCGAGGGGAACCGGGAGAGGCGAGGTCTCGAGGCTCGGTCACGAGGAAAAGGCAGGGCCGGCGGGGTGCCCCGAGGGGCCTCGATGCGCAGGAGgcgcagggggagggggggaccaGAAAGAAGGTTCTGAGCGGGAAAAGctggggaaggaaaaggaagggtcTGGAGGAAGCCACTCCGCCCTCCGGCGTCCAGGGTCGGGGCGCCCGGCGGGATGCGCCTTCTCCCAGGAGGGGCAGGCTCGTCAGTCCCTTTCCTCACTGCGCTGCTGGCCCCCTTCCGCCATCTCCCTGAGGACCCCGAGGAGATGGGCACCCACGTCATTCCTGCGTGCTGACCGGCAGCCGCAGTCCCTCCGCTGCTCCCCCGCCCTCCCTCCGCCAGGGCCCCCTGACTCCTCTCCCGTCAGGTCTTCCTTGAGCTCAGCAAAATGTTTAGGTTGCATAAACTAAAACGCGTCTGCTTCCATCAAAGTGTGTGTCACCTTATTTGAGGCCCAGCTCCCGAGGCGCCACGGCTGTCACCCTCCAGAGTCCGGCCCACCGGGGGAGGGGGTCCTAGCCGGCGGCCGAGGAGTGGCGCCCGGGCCCTCTCTGTTCTCGGGATCTCGCTGGGCACCCTCCCACTCGCGCTCGTCCCCGCTGACCGCCGGCCGCCTGGGCTCTCCCGTGGTAAGGTCCCAGGAAAGGGGCGCGGCGGCAGCCCGTTGGGGGCTATGACCTTGAGAAGGCGCTGCGAACGCTGGCGGCTGACCTGGGTGGCGTGACCCCCGCCACCGAGGAGGGAGCTTGCAAATACTCGATAAGGAGCATTATCCGGGGCTTACTGCGCGCCAGGCCCTATGCCGAACGCTTCCCAGCCATGATCACTCCTGATCTTCGCAACCGTTCGGGAGTAAAAAGCTCCTAATGAttctcactttacagatgaggagctGAGGCTTCGGGAAGTTCAGAGATTTGTCCCAAGTCGCACAGCTCGTGAGTGGAAGGGCCGGGACCCCAGCCCGCAGCCCGCTCCAAGCCCTTCCAGCCTCCAGGTGGTGCCGGCTGCCCACGTGCCTCGGAGGGGGCTCAGGGCGGCCCGACCTCCCCCCGCTGCGGAAGACCCGGGCCCGGCGCTCCCCCACGGCGGTCTCCTCGCCGTGATTTCCCGAGGGGCACGTACGCGGCCACCCGCGCGGGACGCGTCCCGCCCCCGACCGGGGCGCAGCGCAGTCACCCACTCCGCGCTCGCCTGCCCgcgccgcgcccccgccccgaAAGCGCGCCCGCTCCCCCGGCGCCGCGCGGCGTCTCTGTCAGCCCAGCCGGATTCTCCCCGCTTCGCTGGAGTGGAAAATAACGGCTTCAAACTTTGCGGCGAGAAGCTGGTGCCAGCACTTTAATTAACAGCCATCTTGGCCTGTGAGCCTGGGCCACCGGTTGGGCACctccccagggcaggcagggcccctccccggccccgcccaccccacgcCCCACTCCCCGTCGTCCGTCGCCCCCTTTCCTGGGAGATGAGGGCCTGGCAGACTTGGGGGGCGGATGATGCCTTGAGGGACGTATCCCCAGCTTATTACCTGCGGGCCTCGTCCGCTCTCCAAAGCCTGGAGATGGCAGATTCTGGAATCGCAGGCCAATCCCATCAGGCGCTTTTAGGTAATTCTCCTAACCCGTGTCGCCCAAATGTCGTTCTTTGGGAAAAGGCTGGTTATGAGAATTGGATGAGACTGTGTATCTGACCCCTATTATGCACCCAGTAAATCGCCTCGCTACCGGGGGGCCTCTCCCTTtggagcccctggcccagcccctccttgcCTACCACCTGACTTGGCCCTGGAGGCGGCCCATGGGCCTGGCCTTGCAGGTTGAGAGATGGGACCCAATGAGAGAGGAAGGAACCCTGGAGTTCTGGCTCCCCCGCCTCCTCAACAGTCTGCTGAGACCCGGGCCCAGGTTTTCAGAAAGGGGAGGAGTGAGCCCCAGTAGGAAGGGGGAGTAGCACGGTCTGCAGCCAGGCgctgctggggcgggggctgatgttccaggttttgttttgttaagatttatttatttacttaaaaaaatcagagttacagagacagagagagaggaaagatcttccatctgttggttcactccccagatggctgcaacaggctggccaggagccaggagcttcatctgggtctcccacgttggtagcaggggcccaagcacttgggccatcttccactgcttttctcagacctttagcagggagctggaccagacgtggagtagcctggactcgaaACATtgtccatgtggaatgctggcgtcacaggcggcgcttaacctgctacgccacaacgccagcccctgatgCTGTGGTTTGAGTTCAGTCTTGTGTGTATgaggggtggggttggggtgctgggtgtgCGGGGGTTTGTGGAGGGTACAGGGAAGGTGGTAGGTAAGGCTCTTATGCATGAGTGACTTTAGTGGCTGCTCCGCGGTACTTGGGGGTCCTCTGACTGCAGGTGTGGGGTGTGGATGTGTAAGAGGCCGCGTTAGCGTGTGCCTGGTGTGGGAGTGGTGAAGGAGGGTGCCCTGCCCGACTCCTGAGCTAGCAGTCCGCATTCCTTTCTCTTGCACTCACGGACAACACCCAGCCAGGCACTGTCCAGCAGCCGTGGGGGTGCCGCCAAAGCTAGGGCGATTACTGAGGGCAGCATCCTGCCCTGAGCAGCCTCTGGATTCTCTGAGTCAAACTGAACGAACTGTTACTGTGGCTCTAAAACTGTTacatgggaccggcactgtggcacagtgggtaacgctgccacctgcagtgccgcatcccatatggacaccggttcgagtcttggctgctccacttccggtccagctctctgctgtggcctgggaaagcagtggaagatggcccaggtccttgggcccctgcactcatgcaggagacctggaagaggctcctgactcctggctttggatcagctcagctccagccattgtagccatttggggagtaaacaggcaggtggaaaacttctctctctctctctctctctctctctctctctctctctgcctctacctctctgtaactccacctttcaaataaataaattaaatctgtttaaaaaataaaataaagctattcCGTGACTTAGGCTATTTATTCAAAGTTTGACACCATGATGTAGGTAGCCTCATTTCCCCAGTTCTAGAGCTGGGGGATCAGCCTGGGGTAGAGGTTTGAACCAGGCACCAGAAGGCACGGACCAAGAATGCCCTGCTCAGAGGGACCATGAGGCTCTACAGAGGAGGCGCCGGCTCTTCCATCCATCTTCTGCCCGTCTGTAAACCTGTTAATTGACTGCCTGCCACTCCTGTTGTTATCACAGGAGGCAGTGATGAGCAAGAAAAGGCTTCTGACCTCATGTAGTTTATGGGATATCATTGGAACCTGAACATCACTACCTCTTCTGACAAGCGCACTGCCAGAAAAAAGCAGAGTGCAATGGGAACATTCAGCAAGGTCACCTCCATTCTTTAGGAAGCAAGAATCATGGagaacttcctggaggaggtgatgttAATTTACTTTTAATGTCTATTTATTTTGGGGAGGGGcattcccatccactagttcacctccccaaatactgaagccaggagccaggaactcagtctgggtctgtcacatgcgtggctacttgagccatcacctgctgcccccgcaCCCCCAGAGAGCACACAGCAGGCAgctagaagcagaagcagagctgggactggaacccaggcactctgatatgggaggcaggtgtgccAAGTCAAAGCTTAACCCTAAGCCGCCCGTCCGCCCGAGGAGGCGGTCTCTAAAGTAAGCCATACTCTGCTTCATATGCTCCTCACTGGAGGCCCGAGGAATAAGGATCATGGTCTCCAGGCTGGAGGTGAGGATGCCGAGGCTCCCGGAGGTTAAGGACCTTCCTCCCGGATCAGGCAGCGGATAAGAGGGGTTGGGGCTCGGTGTGCTTGACCCTAGGTAGAGGCTgcgaaagaggaggagaggcccTGCGGGGTCAAGGCCCAGGAATATCAAAGGCGGGTTTTTTGTCTTCTGGTTGAAACCACTGCTGTACAGCCCTGGCTTGGGCAGGACCCAGAGCTGGGCACCAGGAGGCAGAGCCGGGCCACCAGCTTGCCAGGTGTGCTTGCCGGGGGACGTCGTGTCGCTTTTCAGGGCGTCCGTTTCTTTCTCTGGGCTGTCATTGTCGGGGCGGCCCGACTCTCAGCTGAAAGACGGCTCTCCATGGGCGAACTTTAGAGCATTTTAAATCCACCACAAGGTTTTCATTCAGGCACTTTCAGGCCTCCTGGGGAAGACCCTCCATCGTGCAGCCCCCTTTATGGAACTCGAGTTGCGACGTGGGGTGAGAGCGGGGCACACCCCAGTGCTGAACCAGCCCGGCTCTCTCCGAACTGCTCAGTAAGGggccctccccggccccctctgctaggaggggagggagggagtcccCAGGTCATCGAGGGGTTCCCAGGCacccccccagcctcccctcccgcCATGGTGTGGTCAGTACCGCCTGCTGCTCATCGTCCATGCACTTCCAGCGAGGCGGTCTGCAAAGGCCCTGGCTGCGGGAGGGGACACCCACCTCCCCCCGGCACAGCCAGCCTCTCCCGGCTGCATGTATAAGTGATGAGGCTCCGCAGCCCCAACAGGAACCAATATAATGGAGGGTGCACGGGGTCAGCTGTGGAGACAGATAGCGGCTCGCGGGAGTGACAGGCAGTGCAATTACAGGGACCCGAGGCAGAGCAGGCCCCGCCCGGCCAGTGTGGTTCCCAGGCTCCCcacccactgcccccagccccaccaagccccagccccagcccccaggcaggctggggaaggcactggaggagcagctacttttcccaggtcctGCCTCTGAGGCTGG from Lepus europaeus isolate LE1 chromosome 18, mLepTim1.pri, whole genome shotgun sequence encodes the following:
- the C1QL1 gene encoding C1q-related factor, whose protein sequence is MLLVLVVLIPVLVSSGGPDGHYEMLGTCRMVCDPYPARGPGAGARPDGGDALSEQSGAPPPSTLVQGPQGKPGRTGKPGPPGPPGDPGPPGPVGPPGEKGEPGKPGPPGLPGAGGSGAISTATYTTVPRVAFYAGLKNPHEGYEVLKFDDVVTNLGNNYDAASGKFTCNIPGTYFFTYHVLMRGGDGTSMWADLCKNGQVRASAIAQDADQNYDYASNSVILHLDAGDEVFIKLDGGKAHGGNSNKYSTFSGFIIYSD